Sequence from the Xenorhabdus nematophila ATCC 19061 genome:
TACCGATCATCAAAAGCGATAGGATGACCTGCATGTAAAGTGTGCACACGGATCTGATGAGTTCGGCCTGTCACCGGACTTGCCCGTACCAAAGTCGCGAACGCATATCGCTCTTCAACTTTAAATCGCGTTTCCGATGGTTTGCCTTCACTACTCACTTTTACCACCCTTTCCCCACTTTGCAGAATATTTTTCAATAGGGGGGCTTCAACCACTTTACAATGAGATTGCCATTGTCCGCGCACGAGCGCCAAATAGTCTTTCTGCATCTGTTTTAAGCGTAACTGTTCATGCAATGCCCGCAAAGCAGAACGTTTCTTTGCAATTAACAATATGCCCGACGTATCACGGTCGAGACGATGTACTAATTCAAGAAAACGAGCTTCAGGACGTAATGCACGTAATCCTTCGATAACACCGAAACTCAGCCCGCTTCCACCATGTACTGCCGTTCCCGAAGGTTTATTAATAACCAGAATATGGTCATCTTCATACAAAATACATTCTGCCAGAGCTGCCACCTTATCCAATTTTGCAGATACAGGGGGTTCCTGCTTTTCTGACACTCTTATCGGTGGAATTCTAATTGTATCGCCCACTGTCAATTTATATTCGGGCTTGACTCTTCCTTTGTTAATGCGAACTTCACCTTTGCGTAAAATCCGGTAGATCATGCTCTTAGGCACACCTTTTAAACGGGCCAGCAAAAAATTATCAATTCGCTGACCAGCCTCATCGTCATCAATCGTGACAAATTGTACAGTTTGATTATTTGTTTTCATGGGCGATAATTCTAATTATCCAACAAACCGAGCGCCACACATTTTTAAATATGTCTAAATAATATCCATACTTTTTTACTTCATTATTATGAATGCCCTAGAATAAAGACTAAAGATTAACAACTTATCACTATTTCCTAATAAAAAACCCCCAAAGCGATAAAGTCACCTTGCTATCACCCCAATAGCAATGGAATAATGCTTTCTGGCCACAGTTTACTAAACTATGAATGGCAAGATTGAAATTGTTTGTTATCTGTTTGATCGAACAAAAGTGCAGCAATGGCGTAAGACGCAATGTTTTATCAAACAATTTATGGGCTGCGAGTGGCAGCTTACTGGACTGGGTGAAATCTGTACTGATTTATTACAGTATTCCCAATAAAGAGTGTGTATTTAAATGAAATTCAGACTCACCGGCAAATAGGCGCCTCTATACAAACGATAGCCGTGAGGCTGACGGTTTTGTAAAAGACACGAGGCCATCGGTAACCAGTAGCTAATCTCTTTTTTTACTCGTAGCTCTATACCAATGTAAAAAATAATGAGTAAGTTAGAATGAAAAGAATGTTAATCAACGCAACCCAGCAGGAAGAGTTGCGTGTAGCCCTTGTTGATGGGCAACGTCTTTATGATTTGGATATTGAAAGCCCTGGACACGAGCAGAAAAAGGCAAATATATATAAAGGTAAAATTACACGGATTGAACCTAGCCTGGAAGCTGCTTTTGTTGATTATGGTGCAGAGCGACATGGCTTCCTGCCCATTAAAGAAATTGCTCGCGAATACTTCCCAAGTAATTACCATTCACATGGCCGCCCTAACATTAAGGATATCCTTAAAGAAGGCCAAGAAGTTATCGTTCAGGTAGATAAAGAAGAACGAGGCAATAAAGGTGCAGCGTTAACCACCTTTATCAGCCTGGCGGGTAGTTATCTTGTTCTGATGCCCAATAACCCAAGAGCAGGTGGTATCTCCCGTCGTATTGAAGGTGATGATCGCATAGAATTAAAAGAAGCCCTTTCTTCTCTTGAAGTTCCTGAAGGCATGGGGCTTATCGTTCGTACCGCAGGTGTAGGCAAATCCGCAGAAGCCTTGCAGGGAGACTTAAATTTCCGCCTAAAACACTGGGAAGCAATCAAGAAAGCCGCTGACAGCCATCCGGCACCATTCCTGATCCATCAGGAAAGCAATGTTATCGTGCGCGCCTTCCGTGATTATCTGCGTCCGGACATTGGGGAAATCTTGATTGATAACCCGAAAATCCTTGATTTAGCACGCCAGCACATTACTGCGTTGGGACGTCCTGATTTTGCCAGCAAAATCAAGCTATACAGTGGCGAAGTTCCTCTTTTCAGCCATTACCAAATAGAATCACAGATTGAATCCGCTTTCCAACGTGAAGTTAGATTACCTTCCGGCGGTTCAGTCGTTATTGATACAACTGAAGCCTTAACTGCTATCGATATTAACTCATCGCGTTCAACCCGTGGTGGTGATATTGAAGAAACAGCCTTTAATACAAACTTAGAAGCTGCTGATGAAATTGCCCGCCAATTGCGTCTCCGTGACCTCGGTGGTCTTATTGTCATCGATTTTATAGATATGACACCTGTACGCCATCAACGCGAAGTTGAAAATCGCTTGCGTGATGCCGTGCGCCAAGATCGTGCCCGGATTCAAATCGGTCGTATCTCCCGTTTTGGCTTGCTTGAGATGTCACGCCAGCGTTTAAGTCCATCGCTGGGTGAGTCCAGTCACCACGTCTGCCCTCGTTGTAGTGGAACAGGAACAATTCGTGATAACGAATCACTTTCTTTATCGATTCTGCGCCTAATCGAAGAGGAAGCACTGAAAGAAAACACGTATCAGGTTCATGCCATTGTACCTGTACAAATTGCTTCTTATCTTTTGAATGAAAAACGTAAAGCAGTTAGCGCTATTGAGCATCGTCAAGGCGGAGTAGGTGTCGTTATCGTTCCAAATGATCAAATGCAGACGCCACATTTCTCTGTTTTACGCGTGCGTAAAGGAGAAGAAATTTCTGCATTGAGCTATCTGCTTCCACAATTACATGAAACAGAAATGGCCAATGTTCAGGATGATAGCCAGCATGAGCGCAAACGGCCAGAACAGCCTGCTATTTCTACTTTTGATATTCCTGCGGAGTCTCCTGCTCCGACAGCAGCAAAGGCAACAGTAAAATTAAAAGAGAAAAAACCAGCAGATAATAGTCAGAATCAAACGGCAAGACCAGGCTTGTTCAGCCGTTTCTTCAGTGCCCTGAAAAAAATGTTCAGTGGTGAAGAAGAAAAACAACCTCTCGAACAGAACAAAAAATCATCCGGCAATGATAATCGCCGTTCATCAGAACGCCGCAATCCACGTCGCCAGAATCAGCGCCGCGACCGCAATGAAAGTGAAACCCGCAATAATCGCGAGCGCGATGAACAGCGCAAAGGACGTCATGCTCAACAGAAAAATAATGCTAATGCCCAAGATAACACTGCGATAGATAATGAAACTCGTGAAGCACAGCAACAACAACGCCGTGAGCAACGAGCGGAGCGCCAACGTCGCCGTCAGGAAGAAAAACGTCAGCAACAGCTGGAAGCTAAAACTCAGCAGACCGAAAATAAACTTGAGCTTGTTGAAGAAGAAGCCGAAGAGCGCCAGCCGGTCATTCCTCGTCGTCAACGCCGTCAGCTAGAGCAAAAAGTTCGCATAACTGATGAAGTGAAAAAGGCAGCCAGCATTACAACCTTACCAATGGTAATGCCTGATATTGTGTCTACAACTGTAGAAAAAGAAGAGAAAAAAATCTCCGGACCTACCATTATTGACACTCATGTTGAAGCCGCTAACCAACCGGAAATACAACAAGATACTGTTACACAAAGTGTTGCTTCACAAAGCGCTGTTTCACAAAACAATGAGCAGCAAGATAACACAATGCCGCGCCGTTCTCGTCGTTCACCACGGCATTTGCGTGTCAGCGGTCAGCGCCGTCGTCGTTATCGTGATGAGCGTAATCTCACTCAATCACCGGTACCGTTAACAATGGCGGTAGTATCACCAGAACTGTCATCAGGTAAAGTCTGGGTTCGTTACCCTGTCACACCAGTGACAACAACTGAGCCTGAAATCCCGGCCGTTGTTGACACGGTTGAAGAAACCGTACCAGCACAGCAAGAAGATATCATTGTGATACCAGCAATGGCTGAATCTGCTGCAACCCCATCTATCAAGATGCCTGTCGTATCGGAAAGTAAAGAACTAAAATCCGAAATCAATCATGATGAAAAACATCAGCCAGAAATTTTAAGTGATGGTTTGAGTGATAAAGTACTGCATGATGCAATACCACATGATTCTGAAGAAACACGTCACTCGGCAGAACCTATCATTGTGACGTCTATTGTTGAGCAGGAACACCATGAAGAACAACCAACTGTCGCAACGGAAATATGCACTGAGGCAGAGGAAGTTGAAACGGAAGAGGCAAAAGTTACTGAGTCTTCGATTATCGTGGAAAAAAATCATCATGCTTATTCCCCAATGACGAAGGCACCAGCACCAGATATAGTAACAAAACCTGTTATTATCAATGAATGGCAGCGTCCTGCGTGTCCATTTAAAGGGAAAGGCGGTGCAGGTGGACATTCTGCAACAAGTGTCGCAACTTCAGCT
This genomic interval carries:
- the rluC gene encoding 23S rRNA pseudouridine(955/2504/2580) synthase RluC; the protein is MKTNNQTVQFVTIDDDEAGQRIDNFLLARLKGVPKSMIYRILRKGEVRINKGRVKPEYKLTVGDTIRIPPIRVSEKQEPPVSAKLDKVAALAECILYEDDHILVINKPSGTAVHGGSGLSFGVIEGLRALRPEARFLELVHRLDRDTSGILLIAKKRSALRALHEQLRLKQMQKDYLALVRGQWQSHCKVVEAPLLKNILQSGERVVKVSSEGKPSETRFKVEERYAFATLVRASPVTGRTHQIRVHTLHAGHPIAFDDRYGDRAFDAQLAETNLNRLFLHASSLKFTHPSMGETLRFEAPMDDRLRNCLRMLRQNKH
- the rne gene encoding ribonuclease E, with product MKRMLINATQQEELRVALVDGQRLYDLDIESPGHEQKKANIYKGKITRIEPSLEAAFVDYGAERHGFLPIKEIAREYFPSNYHSHGRPNIKDILKEGQEVIVQVDKEERGNKGAALTTFISLAGSYLVLMPNNPRAGGISRRIEGDDRIELKEALSSLEVPEGMGLIVRTAGVGKSAEALQGDLNFRLKHWEAIKKAADSHPAPFLIHQESNVIVRAFRDYLRPDIGEILIDNPKILDLARQHITALGRPDFASKIKLYSGEVPLFSHYQIESQIESAFQREVRLPSGGSVVIDTTEALTAIDINSSRSTRGGDIEETAFNTNLEAADEIARQLRLRDLGGLIVIDFIDMTPVRHQREVENRLRDAVRQDRARIQIGRISRFGLLEMSRQRLSPSLGESSHHVCPRCSGTGTIRDNESLSLSILRLIEEEALKENTYQVHAIVPVQIASYLLNEKRKAVSAIEHRQGGVGVVIVPNDQMQTPHFSVLRVRKGEEISALSYLLPQLHETEMANVQDDSQHERKRPEQPAISTFDIPAESPAPTAAKATVKLKEKKPADNSQNQTARPGLFSRFFSALKKMFSGEEEKQPLEQNKKSSGNDNRRSSERRNPRRQNQRRDRNESETRNNRERDEQRKGRHAQQKNNANAQDNTAIDNETREAQQQQRREQRAERQRRRQEEKRQQQLEAKTQQTENKLELVEEEAEERQPVIPRRQRRQLEQKVRITDEVKKAASITTLPMVMPDIVSTTVEKEEKKISGPTIIDTHVEAANQPEIQQDTVTQSVASQSAVSQNNEQQDNTMPRRSRRSPRHLRVSGQRRRRYRDERNLTQSPVPLTMAVVSPELSSGKVWVRYPVTPVTTTEPEIPAVVDTVEETVPAQQEDIIVIPAMAESAATPSIKMPVVSESKELKSEINHDEKHQPEILSDGLSDKVLHDAIPHDSEETRHSAEPIIVTSIVEQEHHEEQPTVATEICTEAEEVETEEAKVTESSIIVEKNHHAYSPMTKAPAPDIVTKPVIINEWQRPACPFKGKGGAGGHSATSVATSAMFKPQLFE